In one Catenovulum adriaticum genomic region, the following are encoded:
- a CDS encoding GNAT family N-acetyltransferase/peptidase C39 family protein produces MKPVIIRAAIANDLEQLDQLEQTCFYTDRLTKRRLKHWIKANNGIFLVASIENKIQGYALLILHKGSVLARLYSIAVSPDARGLGIATQLLNAIETAASELSKLYIRLEVAQLNKAAIQLYQTLGYKVFDIYPDYYEDHQDALRMQKRLIYKPQNLNTPFVPWYQQTTEFTCGPAACMMAMAAINPKIELGQAQELDIWREATTIYMTSGHGGCHPIGLALAVKKRGFHCELYLNQKQTLFLDGVRNEHKRQIMATVDEQFRLQADKNKLAIHQQVATHEQLQHFLEQGKMLVILISSYRFDGKKAPHWVTISGADDKCFYLHDPDPQDDEINHLACQYLPISKQDFAKMTVFGKGKLRSVLVISR; encoded by the coding sequence TTGAAACCAGTCATTATCCGCGCGGCCATTGCAAACGATTTAGAACAACTTGATCAACTTGAACAAACTTGCTTTTACACTGACAGGCTAACTAAACGTCGGCTTAAACACTGGATTAAAGCAAATAACGGAATATTTTTAGTCGCCAGTATTGAAAACAAAATACAAGGCTATGCATTGCTAATATTACATAAAGGCAGTGTTTTAGCGCGGTTGTACTCTATTGCCGTTAGCCCAGATGCCAGAGGGTTAGGCATAGCCACTCAATTACTCAATGCAATTGAAACAGCAGCGAGTGAACTGTCTAAACTCTATATTAGATTAGAAGTCGCTCAATTAAATAAAGCCGCTATCCAGTTATATCAAACCTTAGGCTATAAAGTTTTTGATATTTATCCTGATTATTATGAAGATCATCAGGATGCTTTACGCATGCAAAAACGGTTAATCTACAAACCTCAAAACTTAAATACCCCTTTTGTTCCCTGGTATCAACAAACAACTGAATTTACCTGTGGTCCAGCTGCATGCATGATGGCAATGGCGGCAATTAATCCCAAAATAGAATTAGGACAAGCACAAGAGCTAGATATTTGGCGTGAAGCAACCACTATTTATATGACTTCCGGACATGGGGGCTGCCACCCTATTGGGCTGGCACTGGCGGTAAAAAAACGAGGCTTTCATTGTGAATTGTACTTAAATCAAAAACAAACGTTATTTTTAGACGGTGTGCGCAATGAACATAAACGCCAAATAATGGCAACAGTTGATGAGCAATTCAGACTACAAGCAGATAAAAACAAATTAGCGATACATCAGCAAGTTGCTACACATGAACAACTACAACATTTTTTAGAGCAAGGAAAAATGTTAGTCATCCTCATTAGCAGTTATCGGTTTGATGGTAAAAAAGCACCACACTGGGTAACAATTTCAGGTGCCGATGACAAGTGCTTTTACCTACATGATCCAGATCCTCAAGATGATGAAATAAACCATCTGGCTTGCCAATATTTACCCATCAGCAAACAAGATTTTGCAAAAATGACTGTATTTGGCAAAGGTAAACTCAGATCAGTTTTAGTGATCAGTCGGTAA